One genomic region from Daphnia magna isolate NIES linkage group LG10, ASM2063170v1.1, whole genome shotgun sequence encodes:
- the LOC116932709 gene encoding uncharacterized protein LOC116932709 isoform X3, which yields MYQSTSSVRSDQSHQTEKSNTMASGITIRSFMVESGDSDLIHQKLTMSQYLAYKSEPMGPELGDSTSSKERPYFSFQEKISLSPHSEKSESGVAEFNPDFSQEPSWMKKKSLSSLSSSENLEIPSKSPDSSENWLIGKNKSASQNSMIDNIEKSEASLRVKESSISKAPMLEHVQPTICLTQHQACETSELPSLYWKPQDESLIDGGSSLLEPSLMRGAISNCHSYVAGHVESLSHESDGSRRPSEIAASSQSSSPASTIRENTDFPRCESLISEPQLSSTREITDDFTDVSSTEKRVHFQANSLQAQISHTSMEKQNLHLGSLLDVSSKPNLCSTAMTPTAKASEHVMRILANLSQNGNSIVSQEEEVKRARPSVLKDVADVETESKNLNLEWERIERELTQHDPNGFSPESWVAVFSNTSCLSTPLLMNKIKEHVLRMNGRGMSSGLLPSESSGIGGSGFEITESRIESTSGLPSNKSATNSIHPSLVHETDISSRASSINMNPSQHRSAESSQYPTTPVAIPPPAAIPPPAAKIEDKFLKIRHTLSAMPPRDGVKPALLTPVDGLAKSDFNHVDYVRLTSTAIKAIPATTGTRSSSTSTQPKISSTEMQQTLQAPLIKCSKSQVYFGGAKIRQTQKQNVVVRNSSFEQALELELRIKDSDDFYMLNEDRSLVSSHNFRLEPRQECCLDLVFQPKHLGPLASKLNLYPRCQSAKKVKYTVDLFGYGGSSIIQQLTPNAGDSERTLVPKSKGAHWNCQLVLKNRGNVAGFAFIQPLQENGKVMEACQCIVMPQCFSLNATDFKEIQIFIHPTEDGKLAPFKLRLVWGDEPLRIRWMRCIANGAPLKPASEIVGFDWTRLLQLESNDKSANPPVSDEDMTMFFKNVAVEEIKVIVPDRGQDSHFVTLAVEPATVLESSSVNDTMLSERRLTNAVSGKMSSDMSVSAAVTELTFPSTKVGTISSQKIPLQNWSGIKQEVRVKEISGPFIMKHTRNAVPGGYFTRLPIQFHPTKIGSHSGNVLLDVGQHGQTITISLKGDAF from the exons atgtatcaaTCAACTTCATCTGTTAGATCAGATCAAAGTCATCAAACAGAAAAGAGCAACACTATGGCTTCAGGAATCACGATAAG GTCTTTTATGGTTGAGAGTGGAGACAGTGATCTTATTCACCAAAAACTTACCATGAGCCAATATTTGGCATACAAGTCTGAACCGATGGGGCCAGAGTTGGGTGACTCAACTTCATCTAAAGAAAGA CCTTATTTCAGCTTTCAAGAAAAGATTTCTCTGTCTCCACATAGTGAGAAAAGTGAGTCAGGAGTAGCTGAGTTTAATCCAGACTTCAGCCAAGAGCCTTCatggatgaaaaagaaatcattaaGCTCATTATCAAGTTCTGAAAATCTAGAAATACCATCAAAAAGTCCTGATAGCAGTGAAAATTGGTTAATTGGCAAAAACAAGTCTGCAAGCCAAAACAGTATGATAGATAATATTGAAAAATCTGAAGCCAGTCTTCGCGTGAAGGAATCCAGTATCTCCAAAGCACCAATGCTTGAACATGTACAGCCTACAATCTGTTTAACGCAACATCAAGCCTGTGAAACAAGTGAACTTCCGTCCCTGTATTGGAAGCCCCAAGATGAATCGCTTATTGACGGTGGCTCTTCTCTACTTGAACCATCACTTATGAGGGGAGCCATAAGCAACTGCCATTCTTATGTCGCTGGGCATGTCGAGTCCCTATCTCACGAATCTGATGGGAGTCGACGACCTAGCGAAATCGCCGCATCAAGTCAGAGTTCTTCGCCTGCTAGCACGATCCGTGAAAATACGGATTTCCCTCGGTGCGAATCACTGATTTCAGAGCCGCAGTTAAGTTCAACGCGTGAAATAACTGACGACTTCACTGACGTAAGCTCAACGGAGAAACGGGTGCATTTCCAAGCTAATTCCTTACAAGCCCAAATTAGTCATACATCAATGGAGAAGCAAAACCTACATCTGGGATCGCTTCTAGATGTGTCTTCCAAGCCCAATCTCTGTTCCACAGCCATGACACCCACAGCCAAAGCATCCGAACATGTTATGCGTATACTCGCAAACCTTAGTCAGAACGGCAATTCCATTGTGAGCCAAGAGGAAGAAGTCAAAAGAGCAAGGCCTTCGGTTTTGAAAGATGTAGCTGATGTAGAAACCgaatcaaaaaatttaaatttagaGTGGGAACGTATTGAACGTGAACTGACGCAACATGATCCTAATGGATTCAGTCCCGAATCATGGGTAGCTGTCTTTTCAAACACATCTTGCCTGTCAACGCCGCTATTGATGAACAAAATTAAAGAACATGTTCTTCGCATGAACGGTCGAGGGATGAGTTCAGGTCTTTTACCTTCTGAATCGAGCGGCATTGGCGGTAGCGGTTTTGAAATAACAGAAAGCCGAATTGAAAGTACATCTGGTCTTCCATCAAACAAGAGTGCAACAAATTCCATCCATCCATCTTTAGTTCATGAAACAGATATTTCTTCTCGAGCATCGTCTATCAATATGAATCCCTCCCAGCACAGATCTGCAGAATCGAGTCAGTATCCGACCACGCCTGTTGCTATACCTCCACCAGCTGCTATACCTCCACCAGCTGCTAAAATCGAAGACAAATTTTTGAAGATCCGCCACACCTTATCTGCTATGCCACCACGCGACGGAGTAAAACCCGCACTGCTAACCCCTGTTGATGGGTTAGCCAAAAGCGATTTCAACCATGTCGACTACGTCCGTCTCACTTCCACAGCTATAAAAGCGATTCCTGCAACAACTGGCACAAGATCTTCATCAACTTCTACTCAGCCTAAAATTAGTTCAACTGAAATGCAACAGACTCTTCAAGCGCCGCTAATCAAGTGCAGCAAGTCACAGGTTTATTTTGGAGGAGCCAAAATTCGACAGACGCAAAAGCAAAACGTTGTAGTTCGAAACTCGTCGTTTGAGCAAGCACTGGAACTGGAATTACGTATCAAAGATTCTGATGACTTTTACATGCTAAACGAGGATCGTTCTTTGGTGTCTAGTCACAACTTTCGGTTAGAGCCGCGTCAAGAATGTTGTCTCGATCTGGTTTTTCAACCTAAACATCTTGGCCCATTAGCCTCGAAGCTAAATCTGTACCCACGATGCCAATCAGCTAAAAAGGTCAAGTATACTGTGGACCTTTTCGGCTACGGTGGCTCTAGCATTATTCAACAGTTAACTCCCAATGCTGGCGATTCGGAGCGTACGCTTGTCCCTAAGTCCAAAGGAGCCCACTGGAACTGCCAGCTTGTCCTGAAAAATCGAGGAAATGTTGCAGGATTCGCTTTCATTCAGCCGTTGCAAG aaaaTGGAAAGGTGATGGAAGCCTGTCAGTGCATTGTCATGCCTCAATGTTTCTCTTTGAATGCCACCGATTtcaaagaaattcaaatttttatccATCCAACTGAAGACGGAAAGTTGGCACCATTCAAGTTACGACTGGTATGGGGTGATGAACCGTTGCGAATCCGTTGGATGAG ATGCATCGCTAATGGAGCACCCTTGAAACCTGCATCGGAGATTGTTGGATTTGATTGGACTAGATTGCTGCAGTTAGAGTCCAATGACAAGTCAGCAAATCCACCTGTTAGTGATGAGGATATGACGATGTTCTTTAAAAACGTTGCAGTGGAAGAGATAAAGGTCATAGTTCCAGACCGTGGTCAAGATTCACATTTCGTAACGTTAGCAGTAGAACCTGCAACGGTTCTTGAATCATCGTCTGTGAACGATACGATGCTTTCCGAGAGACGTCTCACCAACGCCGTCAG TGGCAAAATGTCATCGGATATGTCCGTCTCTGCTGCGGTCACTGAACTAACGTTTCCTTCCACCAAAGTTGGTACTATTTCTTCACAGAAGATCCCTCTTCAGAACTGGAGTGGAATCAAACAAGAG GTCCGGGTAAAGGAGATCAGTGGACCTTTCATAATGAAGCATACCCGCAACGCCGTCCCGGGAGGTTATTTCACCCGTTTACCCATACAGTTTCATCCAACCAAAATTGGTTCGCATTCAGGAAACGTTTTGCTTGATGTTGGACAGCATGGGCAAACTATAACCATTTCACTTAAAGGGGATGCCTTCTAA
- the LOC116932709 gene encoding uncharacterized protein LOC116932709 isoform X2, translating to MDNFSQSLSNSSWENPFGISGNVIPCDLESDEQFVGEELKAFFEKEEKMYQSTSSVRSDQSHQTEKSNTMASGITIRSFMVESGDSDLIHQKLTMSQYLAYKSEPMGPELGDSTSSKERPYFSFQEKISLSPHSEKSESGVAEFNPDFSQEPSWMKKKSLSSLSSSENLEIPSKSPDSSENWLIGKNKSASQNSMIDNIEKSEASLRVKESSISKAPMLEHVQPTICLTQHQACETSELPSLYWKPQDESLIDGGSSLLEPSLMRGAISNCHSYVAGHVESLSHESDGSRRPSEIAASSQSSSPASTIRENTDFPRCESLISEPQLSSTREITDDFTDVSSTEKRVHFQANSLQAQISHTSMEKQNLHLGSLLDVSSKPNLCSTAMTPTAKASEHVMRILANLSQNGNSIVSQEEEVKRARPSVLKDVADVETESKNLNLEWERIERELTQHDPNGFSPESWVAVFSNTSCLSTPLLMNKIKEHVLRMNGRGMSSGLLPSESSGIGGSGFEITESRIESTSGLPSNKSATNSIHPSLVHETDISSRASSINMNPSQHRSAESSQYPTTPVAIPPPAAIPPPAAKIEDKFLKIRHTLSAMPPRDGVKPALLTPVDGLAKSDFNHVDYVRLTSTAIKAIPATTGTRSSSTSTQPKISSTEMQQTLQAPLIKCSKSQVYFGGAKIRQTQKQNVVVRNSSFEQALELELRIKDSDDFYMLNEDRSLVSSHNFRLEPRQECCLDLVFQPKHLGPLASKLNLYPRCQSAKKVKYTVDLFGYGGSSIIQQLTPNAGDSERTLVPKSKGAHWNCQLVLKNRGNVAGFAFIQPLQENGKVMEACQCIVMPQCFSLNATDFKEIQIFIHPTEDGKLAPFKLRLVWGDEPLRIRWMRCIANGAPLKPASEIVGFDWTRLLQLESNDKSANPPVSDEDMTMFFKNVAVEEIKVIVPDRGQDSHFVTLAVEPATVLESSSVNDTMLSERRLTNAVSGKMSSDMSVSAAVTELTFPSTKVGTISSQKIPLQNWSGIKQEVRVKEISGPFIMKHTRNAVPGGYFTRLPIQFHPTKIGSHSGNVLLDVGQHGQTITISLKGDAF from the exons ATGGATAATTTTAGTCAATCGCTCTCTAATTCAAG CTGGGAAAATCCCTTTGGTATAAGTGGAAATGTTATTCCATGTGATTTGGAAAGTGACGAACAGTTTGTTG GTGAAGAACTAAAggccttttttgaaaaagaagaaaaaatgtatcaaTCAACTTCATCTGTTAGATCAGATCAAAGTCATCAAACAGAAAAGAGCAACACTATGGCTTCAGGAATCACGATAAG GTCTTTTATGGTTGAGAGTGGAGACAGTGATCTTATTCACCAAAAACTTACCATGAGCCAATATTTGGCATACAAGTCTGAACCGATGGGGCCAGAGTTGGGTGACTCAACTTCATCTAAAGAAAGA CCTTATTTCAGCTTTCAAGAAAAGATTTCTCTGTCTCCACATAGTGAGAAAAGTGAGTCAGGAGTAGCTGAGTTTAATCCAGACTTCAGCCAAGAGCCTTCatggatgaaaaagaaatcattaaGCTCATTATCAAGTTCTGAAAATCTAGAAATACCATCAAAAAGTCCTGATAGCAGTGAAAATTGGTTAATTGGCAAAAACAAGTCTGCAAGCCAAAACAGTATGATAGATAATATTGAAAAATCTGAAGCCAGTCTTCGCGTGAAGGAATCCAGTATCTCCAAAGCACCAATGCTTGAACATGTACAGCCTACAATCTGTTTAACGCAACATCAAGCCTGTGAAACAAGTGAACTTCCGTCCCTGTATTGGAAGCCCCAAGATGAATCGCTTATTGACGGTGGCTCTTCTCTACTTGAACCATCACTTATGAGGGGAGCCATAAGCAACTGCCATTCTTATGTCGCTGGGCATGTCGAGTCCCTATCTCACGAATCTGATGGGAGTCGACGACCTAGCGAAATCGCCGCATCAAGTCAGAGTTCTTCGCCTGCTAGCACGATCCGTGAAAATACGGATTTCCCTCGGTGCGAATCACTGATTTCAGAGCCGCAGTTAAGTTCAACGCGTGAAATAACTGACGACTTCACTGACGTAAGCTCAACGGAGAAACGGGTGCATTTCCAAGCTAATTCCTTACAAGCCCAAATTAGTCATACATCAATGGAGAAGCAAAACCTACATCTGGGATCGCTTCTAGATGTGTCTTCCAAGCCCAATCTCTGTTCCACAGCCATGACACCCACAGCCAAAGCATCCGAACATGTTATGCGTATACTCGCAAACCTTAGTCAGAACGGCAATTCCATTGTGAGCCAAGAGGAAGAAGTCAAAAGAGCAAGGCCTTCGGTTTTGAAAGATGTAGCTGATGTAGAAACCgaatcaaaaaatttaaatttagaGTGGGAACGTATTGAACGTGAACTGACGCAACATGATCCTAATGGATTCAGTCCCGAATCATGGGTAGCTGTCTTTTCAAACACATCTTGCCTGTCAACGCCGCTATTGATGAACAAAATTAAAGAACATGTTCTTCGCATGAACGGTCGAGGGATGAGTTCAGGTCTTTTACCTTCTGAATCGAGCGGCATTGGCGGTAGCGGTTTTGAAATAACAGAAAGCCGAATTGAAAGTACATCTGGTCTTCCATCAAACAAGAGTGCAACAAATTCCATCCATCCATCTTTAGTTCATGAAACAGATATTTCTTCTCGAGCATCGTCTATCAATATGAATCCCTCCCAGCACAGATCTGCAGAATCGAGTCAGTATCCGACCACGCCTGTTGCTATACCTCCACCAGCTGCTATACCTCCACCAGCTGCTAAAATCGAAGACAAATTTTTGAAGATCCGCCACACCTTATCTGCTATGCCACCACGCGACGGAGTAAAACCCGCACTGCTAACCCCTGTTGATGGGTTAGCCAAAAGCGATTTCAACCATGTCGACTACGTCCGTCTCACTTCCACAGCTATAAAAGCGATTCCTGCAACAACTGGCACAAGATCTTCATCAACTTCTACTCAGCCTAAAATTAGTTCAACTGAAATGCAACAGACTCTTCAAGCGCCGCTAATCAAGTGCAGCAAGTCACAGGTTTATTTTGGAGGAGCCAAAATTCGACAGACGCAAAAGCAAAACGTTGTAGTTCGAAACTCGTCGTTTGAGCAAGCACTGGAACTGGAATTACGTATCAAAGATTCTGATGACTTTTACATGCTAAACGAGGATCGTTCTTTGGTGTCTAGTCACAACTTTCGGTTAGAGCCGCGTCAAGAATGTTGTCTCGATCTGGTTTTTCAACCTAAACATCTTGGCCCATTAGCCTCGAAGCTAAATCTGTACCCACGATGCCAATCAGCTAAAAAGGTCAAGTATACTGTGGACCTTTTCGGCTACGGTGGCTCTAGCATTATTCAACAGTTAACTCCCAATGCTGGCGATTCGGAGCGTACGCTTGTCCCTAAGTCCAAAGGAGCCCACTGGAACTGCCAGCTTGTCCTGAAAAATCGAGGAAATGTTGCAGGATTCGCTTTCATTCAGCCGTTGCAAG aaaaTGGAAAGGTGATGGAAGCCTGTCAGTGCATTGTCATGCCTCAATGTTTCTCTTTGAATGCCACCGATTtcaaagaaattcaaatttttatccATCCAACTGAAGACGGAAAGTTGGCACCATTCAAGTTACGACTGGTATGGGGTGATGAACCGTTGCGAATCCGTTGGATGAG ATGCATCGCTAATGGAGCACCCTTGAAACCTGCATCGGAGATTGTTGGATTTGATTGGACTAGATTGCTGCAGTTAGAGTCCAATGACAAGTCAGCAAATCCACCTGTTAGTGATGAGGATATGACGATGTTCTTTAAAAACGTTGCAGTGGAAGAGATAAAGGTCATAGTTCCAGACCGTGGTCAAGATTCACATTTCGTAACGTTAGCAGTAGAACCTGCAACGGTTCTTGAATCATCGTCTGTGAACGATACGATGCTTTCCGAGAGACGTCTCACCAACGCCGTCAG TGGCAAAATGTCATCGGATATGTCCGTCTCTGCTGCGGTCACTGAACTAACGTTTCCTTCCACCAAAGTTGGTACTATTTCTTCACAGAAGATCCCTCTTCAGAACTGGAGTGGAATCAAACAAGAG GTCCGGGTAAAGGAGATCAGTGGACCTTTCATAATGAAGCATACCCGCAACGCCGTCCCGGGAGGTTATTTCACCCGTTTACCCATACAGTTTCATCCAACCAAAATTGGTTCGCATTCAGGAAACGTTTTGCTTGATGTTGGACAGCATGGGCAAACTATAACCATTTCACTTAAAGGGGATGCCTTCTAA
- the LOC116932709 gene encoding uncharacterized protein LOC116932709 isoform X1: MDNFSQSLSNSSWENPFGISGNVIPCDLESDEQFVVGEELKAFFEKEEKMYQSTSSVRSDQSHQTEKSNTMASGITIRSFMVESGDSDLIHQKLTMSQYLAYKSEPMGPELGDSTSSKERPYFSFQEKISLSPHSEKSESGVAEFNPDFSQEPSWMKKKSLSSLSSSENLEIPSKSPDSSENWLIGKNKSASQNSMIDNIEKSEASLRVKESSISKAPMLEHVQPTICLTQHQACETSELPSLYWKPQDESLIDGGSSLLEPSLMRGAISNCHSYVAGHVESLSHESDGSRRPSEIAASSQSSSPASTIRENTDFPRCESLISEPQLSSTREITDDFTDVSSTEKRVHFQANSLQAQISHTSMEKQNLHLGSLLDVSSKPNLCSTAMTPTAKASEHVMRILANLSQNGNSIVSQEEEVKRARPSVLKDVADVETESKNLNLEWERIERELTQHDPNGFSPESWVAVFSNTSCLSTPLLMNKIKEHVLRMNGRGMSSGLLPSESSGIGGSGFEITESRIESTSGLPSNKSATNSIHPSLVHETDISSRASSINMNPSQHRSAESSQYPTTPVAIPPPAAIPPPAAKIEDKFLKIRHTLSAMPPRDGVKPALLTPVDGLAKSDFNHVDYVRLTSTAIKAIPATTGTRSSSTSTQPKISSTEMQQTLQAPLIKCSKSQVYFGGAKIRQTQKQNVVVRNSSFEQALELELRIKDSDDFYMLNEDRSLVSSHNFRLEPRQECCLDLVFQPKHLGPLASKLNLYPRCQSAKKVKYTVDLFGYGGSSIIQQLTPNAGDSERTLVPKSKGAHWNCQLVLKNRGNVAGFAFIQPLQENGKVMEACQCIVMPQCFSLNATDFKEIQIFIHPTEDGKLAPFKLRLVWGDEPLRIRWMRCIANGAPLKPASEIVGFDWTRLLQLESNDKSANPPVSDEDMTMFFKNVAVEEIKVIVPDRGQDSHFVTLAVEPATVLESSSVNDTMLSERRLTNAVSGKMSSDMSVSAAVTELTFPSTKVGTISSQKIPLQNWSGIKQEVRVKEISGPFIMKHTRNAVPGGYFTRLPIQFHPTKIGSHSGNVLLDVGQHGQTITISLKGDAF; this comes from the exons ATGGATAATTTTAGTCAATCGCTCTCTAATTCAAG CTGGGAAAATCCCTTTGGTATAAGTGGAAATGTTATTCCATGTGATTTGGAAAGTGACGAACAGTTTGTTG TAGGTGAAGAACTAAAggccttttttgaaaaagaagaaaaaatgtatcaaTCAACTTCATCTGTTAGATCAGATCAAAGTCATCAAACAGAAAAGAGCAACACTATGGCTTCAGGAATCACGATAAG GTCTTTTATGGTTGAGAGTGGAGACAGTGATCTTATTCACCAAAAACTTACCATGAGCCAATATTTGGCATACAAGTCTGAACCGATGGGGCCAGAGTTGGGTGACTCAACTTCATCTAAAGAAAGA CCTTATTTCAGCTTTCAAGAAAAGATTTCTCTGTCTCCACATAGTGAGAAAAGTGAGTCAGGAGTAGCTGAGTTTAATCCAGACTTCAGCCAAGAGCCTTCatggatgaaaaagaaatcattaaGCTCATTATCAAGTTCTGAAAATCTAGAAATACCATCAAAAAGTCCTGATAGCAGTGAAAATTGGTTAATTGGCAAAAACAAGTCTGCAAGCCAAAACAGTATGATAGATAATATTGAAAAATCTGAAGCCAGTCTTCGCGTGAAGGAATCCAGTATCTCCAAAGCACCAATGCTTGAACATGTACAGCCTACAATCTGTTTAACGCAACATCAAGCCTGTGAAACAAGTGAACTTCCGTCCCTGTATTGGAAGCCCCAAGATGAATCGCTTATTGACGGTGGCTCTTCTCTACTTGAACCATCACTTATGAGGGGAGCCATAAGCAACTGCCATTCTTATGTCGCTGGGCATGTCGAGTCCCTATCTCACGAATCTGATGGGAGTCGACGACCTAGCGAAATCGCCGCATCAAGTCAGAGTTCTTCGCCTGCTAGCACGATCCGTGAAAATACGGATTTCCCTCGGTGCGAATCACTGATTTCAGAGCCGCAGTTAAGTTCAACGCGTGAAATAACTGACGACTTCACTGACGTAAGCTCAACGGAGAAACGGGTGCATTTCCAAGCTAATTCCTTACAAGCCCAAATTAGTCATACATCAATGGAGAAGCAAAACCTACATCTGGGATCGCTTCTAGATGTGTCTTCCAAGCCCAATCTCTGTTCCACAGCCATGACACCCACAGCCAAAGCATCCGAACATGTTATGCGTATACTCGCAAACCTTAGTCAGAACGGCAATTCCATTGTGAGCCAAGAGGAAGAAGTCAAAAGAGCAAGGCCTTCGGTTTTGAAAGATGTAGCTGATGTAGAAACCgaatcaaaaaatttaaatttagaGTGGGAACGTATTGAACGTGAACTGACGCAACATGATCCTAATGGATTCAGTCCCGAATCATGGGTAGCTGTCTTTTCAAACACATCTTGCCTGTCAACGCCGCTATTGATGAACAAAATTAAAGAACATGTTCTTCGCATGAACGGTCGAGGGATGAGTTCAGGTCTTTTACCTTCTGAATCGAGCGGCATTGGCGGTAGCGGTTTTGAAATAACAGAAAGCCGAATTGAAAGTACATCTGGTCTTCCATCAAACAAGAGTGCAACAAATTCCATCCATCCATCTTTAGTTCATGAAACAGATATTTCTTCTCGAGCATCGTCTATCAATATGAATCCCTCCCAGCACAGATCTGCAGAATCGAGTCAGTATCCGACCACGCCTGTTGCTATACCTCCACCAGCTGCTATACCTCCACCAGCTGCTAAAATCGAAGACAAATTTTTGAAGATCCGCCACACCTTATCTGCTATGCCACCACGCGACGGAGTAAAACCCGCACTGCTAACCCCTGTTGATGGGTTAGCCAAAAGCGATTTCAACCATGTCGACTACGTCCGTCTCACTTCCACAGCTATAAAAGCGATTCCTGCAACAACTGGCACAAGATCTTCATCAACTTCTACTCAGCCTAAAATTAGTTCAACTGAAATGCAACAGACTCTTCAAGCGCCGCTAATCAAGTGCAGCAAGTCACAGGTTTATTTTGGAGGAGCCAAAATTCGACAGACGCAAAAGCAAAACGTTGTAGTTCGAAACTCGTCGTTTGAGCAAGCACTGGAACTGGAATTACGTATCAAAGATTCTGATGACTTTTACATGCTAAACGAGGATCGTTCTTTGGTGTCTAGTCACAACTTTCGGTTAGAGCCGCGTCAAGAATGTTGTCTCGATCTGGTTTTTCAACCTAAACATCTTGGCCCATTAGCCTCGAAGCTAAATCTGTACCCACGATGCCAATCAGCTAAAAAGGTCAAGTATACTGTGGACCTTTTCGGCTACGGTGGCTCTAGCATTATTCAACAGTTAACTCCCAATGCTGGCGATTCGGAGCGTACGCTTGTCCCTAAGTCCAAAGGAGCCCACTGGAACTGCCAGCTTGTCCTGAAAAATCGAGGAAATGTTGCAGGATTCGCTTTCATTCAGCCGTTGCAAG aaaaTGGAAAGGTGATGGAAGCCTGTCAGTGCATTGTCATGCCTCAATGTTTCTCTTTGAATGCCACCGATTtcaaagaaattcaaatttttatccATCCAACTGAAGACGGAAAGTTGGCACCATTCAAGTTACGACTGGTATGGGGTGATGAACCGTTGCGAATCCGTTGGATGAG ATGCATCGCTAATGGAGCACCCTTGAAACCTGCATCGGAGATTGTTGGATTTGATTGGACTAGATTGCTGCAGTTAGAGTCCAATGACAAGTCAGCAAATCCACCTGTTAGTGATGAGGATATGACGATGTTCTTTAAAAACGTTGCAGTGGAAGAGATAAAGGTCATAGTTCCAGACCGTGGTCAAGATTCACATTTCGTAACGTTAGCAGTAGAACCTGCAACGGTTCTTGAATCATCGTCTGTGAACGATACGATGCTTTCCGAGAGACGTCTCACCAACGCCGTCAG TGGCAAAATGTCATCGGATATGTCCGTCTCTGCTGCGGTCACTGAACTAACGTTTCCTTCCACCAAAGTTGGTACTATTTCTTCACAGAAGATCCCTCTTCAGAACTGGAGTGGAATCAAACAAGAG GTCCGGGTAAAGGAGATCAGTGGACCTTTCATAATGAAGCATACCCGCAACGCCGTCCCGGGAGGTTATTTCACCCGTTTACCCATACAGTTTCATCCAACCAAAATTGGTTCGCATTCAGGAAACGTTTTGCTTGATGTTGGACAGCATGGGCAAACTATAACCATTTCACTTAAAGGGGATGCCTTCTAA
- the LOC116932714 gene encoding 28S ribosomal protein S18c, mitochondrial: protein MSILRKVFSDFHVSNFYRITGSKLLPVRVGYSTASSTSSQPEDDLPAENLSNPYQKEKRCCVLCKYGVEVDYKNARLLSQFLSPFTGKVYEKNITGLCKAKQKSVEREIIKSQNAGYLAVMLKKVEYIRDPKLCDPSRPIRPHRY, encoded by the exons ATGTCAATATTACGAAAGGTTTTTTCCGACTTCCATGTATCGA ATTTTTATAGAATCACGGGGTCTAAATTATTACCCGTAAGAGTAGGATACTCAACAGCCTCTAGTACAAGTAGTCAACCTGAAGATGATCTA CCAGCAGAAAACCTAAGTAATCCAtatcaaaaggaaaaacgcTGCTGTGTTTTATGCAAATATGGTGTGGAAGTTGACTACAAGAATGCACGTTTGCTATCTCAATTTTTGTCTCCCTTTACAGGCAAAgtttatgaaaaaaatattactg GACTGTGCAAAGCCAAACAGAAATCTGTTGAAAGGGAAATCATCAAGTCACAAAATGCAGGCTATTTAGCTGTTATGCTGAAAAAAGTAGAATATATAAGAGATCCAAAGTTGTGTGACCCAAGTAGACCAATAAGGCCTCATCGCTACTAA